A single region of the Halorubrum depositum genome encodes:
- a CDS encoding translation initiation factor IF-5A gives MPREQKQVRELQEGSYVMMDSSPCKINHYSTAKPGKHGSAKARVEGKGVFDEKKRSLSQPVDAKVWVPIIQRKQGQVVSVSGNDAQVMDLDTYETFTMRIPEGEDFSSDDNIEYLEYEGQRKVVG, from the coding sequence ATGCCGCGAGAGCAGAAGCAGGTTCGCGAACTCCAGGAGGGCAGCTACGTGATGATGGACAGTTCGCCCTGCAAGATCAACCACTACAGCACAGCCAAGCCCGGCAAACACGGGAGCGCCAAGGCGCGCGTCGAGGGCAAGGGCGTCTTCGACGAGAAGAAGCGCTCGCTCTCCCAGCCGGTCGACGCGAAGGTCTGGGTCCCGATCATCCAGCGGAAGCAGGGCCAGGTCGTCTCCGTCTCCGGAAACGACGCGCAGGTCATGGACCTCGACACCTACGAGACGTTCACGATGCGCATCCCCGAGGGCGAGGACTTCTCCTCGGACGACAACATCGAGTACCTCGAGTACGAGGGCCAGCGCAAGGTCGTCGGGTAG
- a CDS encoding aminotransferase class I/II-fold pyridoxal phosphate-dependent enzyme — protein MRIDPFGLERWFAEYEHEADIMLAESGIRSLDASRFDLDPGRLDYVIPTNGDPEFRASVGDRYGRSADEVLFTCGTQEANFLAFLSLLGDEAGVGGEGSSDDWADDADAIGSGTHAVVVTPTYQALHAVPDAFGDVTRVELEPPEWELDPDAVADAARDDTAAIVVNNPNNPTGRYHDEAAMRAVYDVAVERDAYLLCDEVYRLLADEPHPPVASFGSHGISTTSLTKAYGLAGLRFGWIAGPEAVVERAWRWKDYTTISPSLFGQHVARQALGRREPRILEENRELAATNRAIVADWLDRHDLDWYDPVGVNGFVTVPDRFDDAESFCRTVVETESVVLAPGDLFGFPDRFRIGFGLPTEELEEGLERVSRVIEGAGEATSEGDDAEGGA, from the coding sequence ATGCGCATCGACCCGTTCGGCCTCGAACGCTGGTTCGCGGAGTACGAGCACGAGGCCGACATCATGTTGGCCGAGAGCGGGATCCGCTCGCTCGACGCGAGCCGGTTCGATCTGGACCCCGGTCGGCTCGACTACGTCATCCCGACGAACGGTGACCCCGAGTTCCGCGCGTCGGTCGGCGACCGCTACGGCCGAAGCGCCGACGAGGTGCTGTTCACCTGCGGGACGCAGGAGGCGAACTTCCTCGCGTTCCTCTCGCTGCTCGGCGACGAGGCCGGCGTGGGCGGCGAGGGATCGAGCGACGACTGGGCGGACGACGCCGACGCGATCGGCTCCGGCACCCACGCGGTCGTTGTCACACCCACGTACCAGGCGCTCCACGCCGTTCCCGACGCGTTCGGCGACGTGACCCGCGTCGAGCTGGAGCCGCCGGAGTGGGAGCTCGACCCGGACGCGGTCGCCGACGCGGCCCGCGACGACACCGCCGCGATCGTCGTGAACAATCCGAACAACCCCACCGGCCGGTACCACGACGAGGCGGCGATGCGGGCGGTGTACGACGTCGCCGTCGAGCGCGACGCGTACCTGCTCTGCGACGAGGTGTACCGGCTGCTCGCGGACGAGCCGCACCCCCCGGTCGCGAGCTTCGGCTCGCACGGGATCTCGACGACGAGCCTCACGAAGGCGTACGGGCTCGCCGGGCTCCGGTTCGGCTGGATCGCCGGTCCTGAGGCGGTCGTCGAGCGCGCGTGGCGGTGGAAGGATTACACCACCATCTCGCCGTCGCTGTTCGGCCAGCACGTCGCGAGGCAGGCGCTCGGCCGGCGCGAGCCGCGGATCTTAGAGGAGAACCGCGAGCTGGCGGCGACGAACCGCGCGATCGTCGCCGATTGGCTGGACCGCCACGACCTCGACTGGTACGATCCCGTGGGCGTCAACGGGTTCGTCACCGTTCCCGACCGCTTCGACGACGCCGAGTCGTTCTGCCGGACCGTCGTCGAGACGGAGAGCGTCGTGCTCGCCCCCGGCGACCTGTTCGGCTTCCCGGACCGCTTCCGGATCGGGTTCGGCCTGCCGACCGAGGAACTGGAGGAGGGGCTAGAGCGCGTGAGCCGCGTGATCGAGGGCGCCGGAGAGGCCACGAGCGAAGGCGACGACGCGGAGGGGGGTGCCTGA
- a CDS encoding AI-2E family transporter, producing MILSRSRVLGALLVATAAIAAFVLAEVLRTVVFAVTFAYVLYPLRQRLVGRGLSRRVASAASTVVSFLAAALLVIPLLYVLYRQRSRLIDLLGQIPDVLVVEALGLRFPIEVAPVVSAVRIALRDLALALTAAAPRIALELIVFTILVYGLLLRPDAVGTAVFKVVPPEYRDIPTRLHDRTRTTLYSIYILQAATAAATFVLAFALFSILGYESPALLAVIAGVLQFVPVVGPSVLVVTLGAGDLLLGETTRAVLVVVFGLGVVSFVPDAVIRTQLADWTGKISPGLYLVGFVGGILTVGAVGIIVGPLVVSLLLEIIELLSEHEGTSIPAEPAIDSTE from the coding sequence ATGATACTCTCTCGCTCCCGGGTCCTCGGCGCGCTGCTCGTCGCGACGGCCGCGATAGCGGCGTTCGTGTTGGCCGAGGTGCTCCGAACCGTCGTCTTCGCGGTCACCTTCGCGTACGTCCTCTATCCGCTTCGGCAGCGGCTCGTCGGCCGCGGACTGTCGCGGCGAGTCGCCAGCGCCGCGTCCACCGTCGTCTCCTTCCTCGCCGCCGCGCTCCTCGTGATTCCGCTGTTGTACGTCCTCTACCGGCAGCGGTCGCGGCTGATCGACCTCCTCGGACAGATCCCCGACGTCCTCGTCGTGGAAGCGCTCGGCCTCCGGTTCCCGATCGAGGTGGCGCCGGTGGTGTCGGCCGTCCGGATCGCCCTCCGGGACCTCGCGCTCGCGCTCACCGCCGCGGCGCCGCGGATCGCGCTCGAGCTCATCGTGTTCACGATCCTCGTGTACGGGCTCCTCCTCCGGCCGGACGCGGTCGGCACCGCCGTCTTCAAGGTCGTTCCCCCGGAGTACCGCGACATCCCGACGCGACTGCACGATCGAACGCGCACGACCCTGTACTCCATCTACATCCTCCAGGCGGCCACGGCCGCCGCGACCTTCGTGCTCGCGTTCGCCCTGTTTTCGATCCTCGGATACGAGTCACCGGCCCTGTTGGCCGTCATCGCGGGCGTCCTCCAGTTCGTCCCCGTCGTCGGACCCAGCGTGCTCGTCGTCACGCTCGGCGCGGGCGACCTCCTGCTCGGCGAGACGACGCGGGCGGTCCTCGTGGTCGTCTTCGGCCTCGGCGTCGTCTCCTTCGTCCCGGACGCGGTGATCCGGACGCAGCTCGCCGACTGGACGGGGAAGATATCCCCCGGCCTCTACCTCGTCGGCTTCGTCGGGGGCATCCTCACCGTCGGGGCGGTCGGGATCATCGTCGGGCCGCTCGTCGTGTCGCTCCTGCTGGAGATCATCGAGCTGCTCTCCGAACACGAGGGGACGTCGATCCCTGCCGAGCCGGCGATCGACTCGACGGAGTGA
- a CDS encoding succinic semialdehyde dehydrogenase, translating into MSPTDPPSQTDTPAALADAPRLSTRRLDDLAERVRRSAPASSPASTDSPGASDPSGGSGASADGATIDVFAPATTERIGSVPACDGADVAAAVERARAAQAAWEETPATERAAVIDRFGDLVLDHREELLDLLQLETGKSRRTAVEELFDVPTGCGYLADEAPGVLADERRRGVVPGLTTATVTYDPVGVVGVISPWNYPLTLSMADALPALAAGNAVVCKPDEKTPYGALVLSELLEVAGLPDDLFQVVTGEGSTVGPALIDAVDHVAFTGSTETGRTVAERAGRNLIGCSLELGGNNPLVVLGDADVDEAARGAVDACFSNAGQLCLSAERLYVEESAYEPFLAAFVRETEALSLGTGYDYDADLGSLIDADQLDRVRDHVESAREAGATVETGGTHRPDVAPYCYEPTVLTDVEPDATVACEETFGPVAVVTPVPDAAAAVAAANDSPYGLNASVWTADRERGAAVAREIDCGTVNVNDGFLATWGAVDAPMGGFGDSGLGRRHGPEGIRRYAESRTIGVSRVGPLGFPDRIPTDWFVRGAFAATALGRKASRGARRLKERVGLR; encoded by the coding sequence ATGTCCCCGACGGACCCGCCGTCCCAGACGGACACGCCCGCCGCGCTCGCGGACGCGCCGCGCCTCTCGACGCGACGGCTCGACGACCTCGCGGAGCGCGTGCGTCGCTCGGCGCCAGCGTCCTCGCCCGCCTCGACGGATTCGCCCGGCGCGAGCGACCCGTCCGGTGGGAGCGGCGCGTCCGCCGACGGCGCCACCATCGACGTGTTCGCCCCGGCGACGACCGAGCGTATCGGCTCGGTTCCGGCCTGCGACGGCGCCGACGTCGCCGCCGCGGTCGAGCGCGCGCGTGCGGCGCAGGCCGCGTGGGAGGAAACGCCCGCGACGGAGCGCGCCGCCGTCATCGACCGGTTCGGCGACCTCGTGCTCGACCACCGCGAGGAGCTCCTCGATCTCCTCCAGCTGGAGACCGGGAAGTCCCGTCGGACCGCGGTCGAGGAGCTGTTCGACGTGCCGACCGGCTGCGGCTACCTCGCGGACGAGGCGCCCGGCGTCCTCGCCGACGAGCGCCGTCGCGGGGTTGTCCCGGGGCTCACGACCGCGACGGTCACCTACGACCCGGTCGGCGTCGTCGGCGTCATCTCGCCGTGGAACTACCCGCTGACGCTGTCGATGGCGGACGCGCTCCCGGCGCTCGCCGCGGGCAACGCGGTCGTCTGCAAGCCGGACGAGAAGACGCCCTACGGGGCGCTCGTGCTCTCCGAACTGCTGGAGGTCGCCGGCCTCCCCGACGACCTCTTCCAGGTCGTCACGGGCGAGGGGTCGACGGTCGGGCCCGCGCTTATCGACGCGGTCGACCACGTGGCGTTCACCGGGAGCACCGAGACGGGCCGGACCGTCGCCGAGCGCGCGGGCCGGAACCTGATCGGCTGCTCGCTGGAGCTCGGCGGCAACAACCCCCTCGTCGTCCTCGGCGACGCCGACGTCGACGAGGCGGCCCGCGGCGCGGTCGACGCCTGCTTCTCGAACGCCGGCCAGCTCTGCCTCTCCGCCGAGCGGCTCTACGTCGAGGAGTCCGCCTACGAGCCGTTCCTCGCCGCGTTCGTCCGGGAGACGGAGGCGCTCTCGCTCGGCACCGGCTACGACTACGACGCCGACCTCGGTTCGCTGATCGACGCCGACCAGCTCGACCGCGTCCGGGACCACGTGGAGTCGGCCCGGGAGGCGGGTGCGACCGTCGAAACGGGCGGGACCCACCGGCCGGACGTGGCGCCGTACTGCTACGAGCCGACCGTCCTGACCGACGTCGAGCCGGACGCGACGGTCGCCTGCGAGGAGACGTTCGGCCCGGTCGCCGTCGTGACGCCGGTCCCGGACGCGGCCGCCGCGGTCGCCGCCGCCAACGACTCGCCGTACGGGCTCAACGCGAGCGTGTGGACCGCGGACCGCGAGCGCGGCGCGGCGGTCGCCCGCGAGATCGACTGCGGCACCGTCAACGTCAACGACGGCTTCCTCGCGACGTGGGGCGCGGTCGACGCTCCGATGGGCGGGTTCGGCGACTCGGGGCTCGGCCGCCGCCACGGCCCGGAGGGAATCCGGCGGTACGCCGAGTCGCGGACGATCGGCGTCTCCCGCGTCGGCCCGCTCGGCTTCCCCGACCGGATCCCGACCGACTGGTTCGTGCGCGGGGCATTCGCCGCGACCGCGCTCGGCCGGAAAGCGAGCCGGGGCGCGCGTCGGCTGAAAGAGCGGGTCGGGCTGAGATAG
- a CDS encoding class I SAM-dependent methyltransferase — protein MTRDRRRPRSRSAARTGETRSGGGPSAAAADESAAHRIQRGYAAWARTYDWFARATASVGGVRAGCVRALDLEPGDTVVEFGCGPGVNVPALREAVGPTGRVVGVDVTGAMLDRARGLAERRGWENVAFVRGDATDPPVRSADAVLATFVTSLFSDPYAVVSDWCGLADTVVVAAFAPRGSRPANAALSAFARMNGRLFDLDADDPLERLDARTAAARRALADNAETVTEARYLFGTIAMYAGHGPVDD, from the coding sequence GTGACCCGGGACCGTCGGCGCCCGCGGTCGCGGTCGGCGGCGCGGACCGGCGAGACTCGCTCGGGCGGCGGCCCCTCCGCGGCGGCCGCCGACGAGTCCGCAGCGCACAGAATCCAGCGCGGCTACGCCGCGTGGGCGCGGACCTACGACTGGTTCGCGCGGGCGACCGCGTCGGTCGGCGGCGTGCGGGCGGGCTGCGTGCGGGCGCTCGACCTCGAACCCGGCGACACCGTCGTCGAGTTCGGCTGCGGGCCCGGCGTCAACGTCCCCGCCCTTCGAGAGGCCGTGGGCCCGACGGGACGCGTCGTCGGCGTCGACGTCACCGGCGCGATGCTCGACCGGGCGCGAGGGCTGGCGGAGCGCCGAGGGTGGGAGAACGTCGCGTTCGTGCGGGGCGACGCGACCGATCCGCCGGTCCGGTCGGCCGACGCGGTGCTCGCGACGTTCGTCACGTCGCTGTTCTCCGACCCGTACGCGGTCGTGAGCGACTGGTGCGGGCTGGCCGACACGGTCGTCGTCGCGGCGTTCGCGCCGCGCGGGAGCCGCCCCGCGAACGCCGCGCTCTCGGCGTTCGCACGCATGAACGGTCGGCTGTTCGACCTGGACGCAGACGACCCCCTCGAACGGCTGGACGCGCGGACGGCGGCCGCGCGGCGGGCGCTCGCGGACAACGCGGAGACGGTGACGGAGGCGCGGTACCTGTTCGGGACGATCGCGATGTACGCCGGACACGGGCCCGTGGACGATTGA
- the pyrF gene encoding orotidine-5'-phosphate decarboxylase, with amino-acid sequence MSFFETLAARIESTDSVVSVGLDPDPSRLPDSVADADLPRWAFNRRIIDATHEHAACYKPNAAFYEDADGWRALRETIAYAHGKDVPVLLDAKRADIGNTTRRYAAALDDADAITVNPYLGRDSLQPFLDRAEKGVFVLCRTSNPGGSDLQDLELASGEPLYERVAALADVWNGNGNVGLVVGATAPEELAEVREIVPEIPFLVPGVGAQGGDAEAAVEHGLAARPDADVDVGLVNSSRGIIFAGEESSRPGDEATYFGAAGDAAKRLKKRLNRYR; translated from the coding sequence ATGAGCTTCTTCGAGACGCTGGCGGCCCGGATCGAGTCGACGGACAGCGTCGTCTCGGTCGGCCTCGACCCGGACCCGAGCAGGCTCCCCGACTCCGTCGCCGACGCCGACCTGCCGCGGTGGGCGTTCAACCGCCGGATCATCGACGCCACCCACGAGCACGCCGCCTGCTACAAGCCGAACGCGGCGTTCTACGAGGACGCCGACGGCTGGCGCGCGCTCCGGGAGACGATCGCCTACGCCCACGGGAAGGACGTCCCCGTCCTCCTCGACGCCAAGCGCGCCGACATCGGGAACACCACCCGGCGGTACGCCGCGGCGCTCGACGATGCCGACGCGATCACGGTGAACCCGTACCTCGGCCGCGACTCCCTCCAGCCGTTCCTCGACCGAGCGGAGAAGGGCGTGTTCGTCCTCTGCCGAACCTCGAACCCGGGCGGGAGCGACCTCCAGGACCTCGAACTCGCCTCCGGCGAACCGCTCTACGAGCGCGTCGCGGCGCTCGCGGACGTGTGGAACGGAAACGGCAACGTCGGGCTCGTGGTCGGCGCGACCGCGCCCGAGGAGCTGGCCGAGGTCCGCGAGATCGTCCCGGAGATTCCCTTCCTCGTCCCCGGCGTGGGCGCGCAGGGCGGCGACGCGGAAGCCGCGGTCGAACACGGGCTGGCCGCCCGGCCGGACGCCGACGTCGACGTCGGCCTGGTCAACTCCTCACGCGGGATCATCTTCGCCGGCGAGGAGTCGAGCCGCCCGGGCGACGAGGCGACGTACTTCGGCGCCGCGGGCGACGCGGCGAAGCGGCTCAAGAAGCGGCTGAACCGGTATCGATAG
- the trmY gene encoding tRNA (pseudouridine(54)-N(1))-methyltransferase TrmY: MRQFVVVAHEAPTDPDAVSLSDLPGAGRLDLLCRCVATGVFLSHGIRDSVRVHLVVDDALTVTFDADSLRHLHPDERNVAARVRDALAAKPDAIGHMPADVSPGVELRRMGLEATLDRLLDSNGTGGASGGATDPTLVQLHEDGDPLVDAAPPDDPVFVLSDHRDFTDGEESLLAERAERRVRVGPELLHADHAVSVVHNWLDTDGYESY, from the coding sequence ATGCGCCAGTTCGTCGTCGTCGCCCACGAGGCGCCGACCGATCCGGACGCGGTCTCGCTGTCGGACCTGCCCGGCGCGGGCCGGCTCGACCTGCTCTGCCGGTGCGTCGCGACCGGCGTCTTCCTCTCGCACGGGATCCGCGACTCCGTGCGGGTCCACCTCGTCGTCGACGACGCGCTCACGGTCACCTTCGACGCCGACAGCCTCCGCCACCTCCACCCCGACGAGCGCAACGTCGCCGCCCGGGTTCGAGACGCACTCGCCGCGAAGCCCGACGCGATCGGGCACATGCCCGCCGACGTCTCACCGGGGGTCGAGCTCCGCCGGATGGGGCTCGAAGCGACGCTGGACCGGCTGCTGGACTCGAACGGGACGGGCGGCGCCAGCGGCGGGGCCACCGACCCGACCCTCGTCCAGCTCCACGAAGACGGCGACCCCCTCGTCGACGCCGCGCCGCCCGACGACCCGGTGTTCGTCCTCTCGGACCACCGCGACTTCACCGACGGGGAGGAGTCGCTGCTCGCCGAGCGCGCGGAGCGCCGCGTCCGCGTCGGCCCCGAACTGCTCCACGCCGACCACGCCGTTTCGGTCGTCCACAACTGGCTCGACACCGATGGCTACGAGTCCTACTGA
- a CDS encoding CHY zinc finger protein, which yields MATSPTDRRTTTAPATDDRFAVPLRGVAVDPETRCAHWDDPVDVIALRFGCCEAYYPCDACHDAAADHPAEPWPRDRFDEPAVLCGVCRATLSAREYLDGDGEAQRASDSRAKPDDSEGHGPSGNRASPGDDACPRCGVEFNPGCREHRDRYFEA from the coding sequence ATGGCTACGAGTCCTACTGACCGGCGGACCACGACCGCGCCCGCGACCGACGACCGGTTCGCGGTCCCCCTGCGCGGGGTCGCCGTCGACCCCGAGACGCGCTGCGCTCACTGGGACGACCCCGTCGACGTGATCGCGCTCCGGTTCGGTTGCTGTGAGGCCTACTACCCCTGCGACGCCTGTCACGACGCCGCGGCGGATCACCCGGCCGAGCCGTGGCCTCGGGACCGCTTCGACGAGCCGGCGGTGCTCTGCGGGGTCTGCCGCGCGACCCTCTCGGCCCGCGAGTACCTCGACGGCGACGGAGAGGCGCAACGCGCCTCTGACAGTCGGGCGAAGCCCGACGACAGCGAGGGACACGGTCCCTCGGGCAACCGGGCTTCGCCCGGTGACGACGCCTGCCCGCGCTGCGGCGTCGAGTTCAACCCCGGCTGTCGCGAGCACCGCGATCGGTACTTCGAGGCGTGA
- a CDS encoding TVP38/TMEM64 family protein gives MKLFASASDRRRGILAIVAVAVAFAGLYLFVREYAAFLTDAEALRLWLRQFGVLAPLVFIAIQALQVIVAPIPGQVVALVAGYLFGPLAGTVYSVTGVLIGSAIAFSLSKRYGRSFVEDVIHADVIDRFDGFVDTVGLPGLFAFVIIPGLPDDAICFLSGLTKWKLPAFMGVIAVGRLPAYVLTVYAGGELASGRFLSGIALILVVVIASVVGYYKQEAIRDVIARVEPRLPF, from the coding sequence ATGAAGCTCTTCGCCTCGGCGTCGGACCGGCGGCGGGGGATCCTCGCGATCGTCGCCGTCGCGGTCGCCTTCGCCGGGCTCTACCTCTTCGTTCGGGAGTACGCCGCGTTCCTCACCGACGCCGAGGCCCTGCGGCTGTGGCTCCGGCAGTTCGGCGTGCTCGCGCCGCTCGTGTTCATCGCGATCCAGGCGCTTCAGGTGATCGTCGCGCCGATCCCGGGACAGGTCGTCGCCCTCGTCGCGGGGTACCTCTTCGGCCCACTCGCCGGCACGGTCTACAGCGTCACGGGCGTGCTCATCGGAAGCGCGATCGCGTTCTCGCTGTCGAAGCGCTACGGCCGGTCGTTCGTCGAGGACGTGATCCACGCGGACGTGATCGATCGGTTCGACGGGTTCGTCGACACGGTCGGGCTCCCGGGGCTGTTCGCGTTCGTGATCATCCCCGGGCTCCCGGACGACGCCATCTGTTTCCTGAGCGGGCTCACGAAGTGGAAGCTCCCGGCGTTCATGGGCGTCATCGCCGTCGGTCGACTCCCCGCGTACGTGCTCACGGTGTACGCCGGCGGCGAGCTCGCGAGCGGGCGGTTCCTCTCCGGGATCGCGCTCATCCTCGTCGTCGTCATCGCGTCTGTGGTCGGCTACTACAAGCAGGAGGCGATCCGCGACGTCATCGCTCGCGTCGAACCCCGGCTTCCCTTCTGA
- a CDS encoding GtrA family protein encodes MVRAILRNLVSGPIAVQMRRFVVVGAFTAGIQMGLLWLFVDAAGINYLIGATVAIEITIILSYVFNNAWTFEASQNTGTAEYLSGLAKTNLVRGTAIPIQLGVLYALVEWGEVMYLVANAVAIFLSGLYRFALDSQWTWG; translated from the coding sequence ATGGTCCGGGCGATCCTCCGCAACCTCGTCAGCGGACCGATCGCCGTTCAGATGCGCCGGTTCGTCGTCGTCGGCGCGTTCACCGCGGGGATCCAGATGGGGCTGCTCTGGCTGTTCGTCGACGCCGCCGGGATCAACTACCTGATCGGCGCGACGGTCGCCATCGAGATCACCATCATTCTGTCGTACGTGTTCAACAACGCGTGGACGTTCGAGGCGAGCCAGAACACGGGCACGGCGGAGTACCTCTCCGGGCTCGCGAAGACGAACCTCGTCCGCGGCACCGCGATCCCGATCCAGCTCGGCGTCCTCTACGCGCTCGTGGAGTGGGGCGAGGTCATGTACCTCGTCGCGAACGCGGTCGCCATCTTCCTCAGCGGGCTCTACCGGTTCGCGCTCGATTCGCAGTGGACGTGGGGATGA
- a CDS encoding sulfatase: MAPDTSHSDETESESSTAAGSPTTESEREVSNVVLVTIDSLRADAIAPYDADRISPVLTDLAADGTTFDRAFATGNWTPFSFPSILASEPVFARNGDIGVKDARTLASVLSEAGIATGGFNAANGFLTSHWGYPEGFDEFEPFVTSVGSSRYSRYLAAHPTVEAWIQLLASPFRRLKSKVSGQSDDRPFLDASRMFDVEDAATEFIDETDGPFFLWTHYMDTHTPYVPAPRYIREVSDGLVGTHRMLHAHTRTSLGLEVGERTLRDLRTLYQATVRQVDASVGRLLDALEAAGVADETAIVVAGDHGEEFQEHGHLAHYPKLYDELISVPLIVNVPGEDGGRVSRHVGLDAIPPTVADLLGVESPPEWRGESVAPAVRGDGEADPDRDPVVSVTVRGEEVTEQPIPRSMADGDLLVSVRDAEWTYIENADTGETELYHRPSDPTQQEDLSADPTDEELAVVERFAPIAADHVAELRDREGEAAGDDEVDEDLEARLEALGYR; the protein is encoded by the coding sequence ATGGCACCGGACACGTCACACTCGGACGAGACGGAATCGGAGTCGTCCACTGCGGCGGGGTCGCCGACGACGGAATCGGAGCGCGAGGTCTCTAACGTCGTCCTCGTCACGATCGATTCGCTGCGGGCCGACGCGATCGCGCCGTACGACGCCGATCGGATCTCGCCGGTGCTCACCGATCTCGCCGCCGACGGAACGACGTTCGACCGGGCGTTCGCGACCGGGAACTGGACGCCGTTCTCGTTCCCGTCGATCCTCGCGTCGGAGCCCGTCTTCGCCCGGAACGGCGACATCGGGGTAAAAGACGCGCGGACGCTCGCCTCGGTGCTCTCGGAGGCCGGGATCGCGACCGGCGGCTTCAACGCCGCGAACGGCTTCCTCACGTCTCACTGGGGGTACCCCGAGGGGTTCGACGAGTTCGAGCCGTTCGTCACCAGCGTCGGGTCGAGCCGGTACAGCCGGTACCTCGCCGCGCACCCGACGGTCGAGGCGTGGATCCAGCTGCTGGCCTCGCCATTCCGGCGCCTCAAATCCAAGGTCAGCGGTCAGAGCGACGACCGACCCTTCCTCGACGCCTCGCGGATGTTCGACGTCGAGGACGCCGCCACCGAGTTCATCGACGAGACGGACGGCCCCTTCTTCCTGTGGACCCACTACATGGACACCCACACGCCGTACGTTCCGGCGCCGCGGTACATCCGCGAGGTGTCCGACGGGCTCGTCGGGACCCACCGGATGCTCCACGCGCACACCCGCACGAGCCTCGGGCTCGAAGTGGGCGAGCGGACCCTCCGCGACCTCCGGACGCTGTACCAGGCGACCGTGCGGCAGGTGGACGCGAGCGTGGGCCGGCTGCTCGACGCCCTCGAGGCGGCCGGTGTCGCCGACGAGACCGCGATCGTCGTCGCGGGCGACCACGGCGAGGAGTTCCAGGAGCACGGCCACCTCGCGCACTACCCGAAGCTGTACGACGAGCTCATTTCCGTTCCGCTCATCGTGAACGTCCCCGGCGAGGACGGCGGGCGCGTCTCCAGGCACGTCGGGCTCGACGCGATCCCGCCGACCGTGGCCGACCTGCTCGGCGTCGAGTCGCCGCCGGAGTGGCGCGGGGAGTCAGTCGCGCCGGCGGTCCGAGGCGACGGCGAAGCCGATCCCGACCGAGACCCCGTCGTCTCCGTGACCGTCCGGGGCGAGGAGGTGACCGAGCAGCCGATCCCGCGGTCGATGGCCGACGGCGACCTCCTCGTGAGCGTCCGCGACGCGGAGTGGACGTACATCGAGAACGCGGACACGGGGGAGACGGAGCTGTACCACCGCCCCTCGGACCCCACCCAGCAGGAGGACCTGTCCGCGGACCCGACCGACGAGGAGCTGGCCGTCGTCGAGCGGTTCGCGCCGATCGCCGCGGACCACGTCGCCGAGCTCCGCGACCGGGAGGGGGAGGCCGCCGGGGACGACGAGGTCGACGAGGACCTCGAGGCCCGGCTCGAGGCGCTCGGCTATCGGTGA
- a CDS encoding alpha/beta fold hydrolase, whose product MTDATTEAVRGVDALDAHVPTDEIPESVPAESRAVETNGVRLHVVEAGPEDGKLLVLLHGFPEFWYGWHEAIATLANAGYRVVVPDQRGYNLSEKPPAVSDYRIGELARDVVGIVDAYGRETAAVAGHDWGAAVGWWLALHHADRVSEFVAVNVPHPTVFRETLRSSWDQRLKSWYMLAFQLPKLPEAVASAGNWRLAVRGLRDSSTPGTFGDEDIRRYRRAWNREGAFEAMVNWYRAIVRDRPEPERTRVEVPTLVIWGAKDRFLTKRMAGRSVEYCADGRLLTLDAATHWAVHEEPHRVAQAIADHADPLPPGARE is encoded by the coding sequence ATGACCGATGCGACGACCGAGGCGGTCCGCGGCGTCGACGCCCTCGACGCCCACGTCCCGACTGACGAGATCCCCGAGTCGGTGCCGGCCGAGTCGCGAGCGGTCGAGACGAACGGCGTCCGGCTCCACGTCGTCGAGGCGGGGCCGGAGGACGGGAAGCTGCTCGTCCTGCTCCACGGCTTCCCCGAGTTCTGGTACGGGTGGCACGAGGCGATCGCGACGCTCGCCAACGCCGGGTACCGCGTGGTGGTCCCCGACCAGCGCGGGTACAACCTCTCTGAGAAGCCGCCGGCCGTGAGCGACTACCGGATCGGCGAGCTCGCCCGCGACGTCGTCGGCATCGTCGACGCGTACGGCCGAGAGACCGCCGCCGTCGCCGGCCACGACTGGGGCGCGGCGGTCGGGTGGTGGCTCGCGCTCCACCACGCCGACCGCGTCTCCGAGTTCGTCGCCGTCAACGTCCCGCACCCGACCGTCTTCAGGGAGACGCTCCGGAGCTCGTGGGACCAGCGGCTCAAGAGCTGGTATATGCTCGCGTTCCAGCTCCCGAAGCTCCCCGAGGCGGTCGCCAGCGCGGGGAACTGGCGGCTGGCCGTCCGCGGGCTCCGCGACTCCAGTACCCCCGGCACGTTCGGAGACGAGGACATTCGACGCTATCGCCGCGCGTGGAACCGCGAGGGCGCCTTCGAGGCGATGGTGAACTGGTACCGGGCGATCGTCCGGGACCGACCCGAGCCCGAGCGCACACGCGTCGAGGTTCCGACGCTGGTGATCTGGGGCGCGAAGGACCGGTTCCTCACCAAGCGGATGGCGGGCCGGAGCGTGGAGTACTGCGCGGACGGCCGGCTGTTGACCCTCGACGCCGCGACGCACTGGGCCGTCCACGAGGAGCCGCACCGGGTCGCGCAGGCGATCGCCGACCACGCCGACCCGCTCCCGCCCGGCGCGCGCGAGTAG